Within bacterium, the genomic segment CGCTGGCCGGCCGCCACGTTGGGCGCGCCGCAGACCACCCGCCGCTCCCGAAGTCCGTCATGGACCCGGCAGAGCTTGAGCCGGTCGGCACCCGGATGGGCCTCGGCGGTGAGCACCTCACCCACGACAAAACCCTTCAGGCGCTCTCCGGGCTGATCGAGCCCCTCGACCTCGAGCCCCGCCATCGTGAGGCGCTCGGCAAGCTGCCCGGCGAGGCCCGGCGCCTTGGGATCGATCTCAACGAAATCGGCTATCCAGTCCAGACTGACGCGCATGGCGCTCCTCCCGCTCTCCGCCTAAAACTGCCGGAGCATGCGGATGTCGTTTTCGAAGAAAAGCCGGATGTCGCTGATGCCGTAGCGGAGCATGGCCACCCGCTCCACCCCCAGACCCCAAGCGAAGCCGCTCCACTCCTCGGGATCGTAGCCCACCGCCTCGAGCACCGCCGGGTCCACCATTCCCGCCCCGAGCACCTCCATCCACGCCCCGCCGTTCATCCACTCGCAGGAGATATCCACCTCGGCGCTCGGCTCGGTGAAGGGAAAGAAACTCGGCCGCAGACGCACCCGGAACTCGGGCCCGAAGAGGGCCTCCACGAACGCCTGAAGCGTTCCCTTCAGGTCCGTGAAGCTCACCCCGCGATCCACATAGAGGCCCTCGACCTGATGGAACATCGGCGAGTGCGTCACGTCCGCATCGCAGCGGAACACCTTGCCGGGCGCAATCACTTTCACCGGCGGCGGCTGCTTTTCCATGATGCGGATCTGGACGGGTGAGGTGTGGGTCCGAAGGAGTACATCGTCCGAAACGTAAAAAGTGTCCTGCATGTCGCGGGCGGGGTGATCCTTCGGGATGTTGAGGGCCTCGAAATTGTAGTAGTCGAGTTCCACCTCGGGCCCTTCGGCGACGGAGTAGCCGAGGCGGGTCAGGACAGAGATGATCTCGTCCATCGTCTGCACGATGGGGTGGCGGTGGCCGCGCCGCGGGCGCCTCCCGGGGACGGTGAGGTCGATCCGGGGGCTAGCCGGCCCCGCGGCCGCCCCGGCCTGAAAAGCGCCCGACGCGATCTCCACCGCTTCGAAAAGATAGGTCTTCCCCCCGCGCTCGGTGAGATGGGGGGCGAGCACTTCCTGGAGCCCCGCCGGCCCTCCATCCTTGATGGCGGCGACGCCTTTTTCGATAAGGTCCCGCAGGTTATTCGCCAGGGGGCCGACCGTGCGCTTCTCCTCGGGGGAGAGATCCTTCAGGCCGCGCATTACCTCGGTCAGCAGGCCGCTTTTTCTTCCCAGAAAGCGCAGGCGGACTTCCTCGGCCGCATCTGCGTTCCGTGCCGCGCCGAGCGCCGCCGCCGCCTCTCGGAACAATTCCTGAAGATTGGTTTCACTCATGACTTTGACCGGGGCGAGAGGGGCATCTGGAAAATCCCGAAAAAAAAGCTCCGCCCAAGATGGCGGAGCTTGATGATAACACCGATTGGCGTGCTAGCTCTGCGCCCGGGCTAACTCGACGAGCTGGGCAAACGCGGGCGGATCGGCAACCGCCAGATCGGCCAGCATCTTCCGGTTCACCTCGATGCCCGCTTGTTTGAGCCCATGCACGAAGGTGCTGTAGTTCATCCCGAGCACCCGGACAGCCGCATTGATGCGGACGGCCCACAGGCGGCGGAACTCGCGCTTTCGCACCCGGCGATCGCGGGTGGCATAGGCCAGCGCCCGCAGGACGGTTTCTTTGGCCGAGCGGTACCGCTTGGAGCGGGCGCCGCGGTAGCCCTTGGCCGATTTCAGCAGCCGGCGGTGGCGGGTTCTTCCGGCGGGTTTGCCCGTGGAACGAGGCATTTTTTCTTATCTCCTGCTGTCTGAGTGTCTGAGGACACGGGGCGGCCGCCATCCCTCACGGGAGAGGGAGCCGCTTTTCAAAGGCCCGGAATATACCCGCCTGCGGGGAAGCCTGCAACCCCGCCGGAGGGGGCGCTCATCCCCTAAAGATAGGGGAGAAGGCGCTTGACCAGGGCGTGATCGGCGCTTGAGACGATAAGTCCCTGGCGCAAATTGCGCTTCCGTTTCCGGGTCTTTTTGGTCAGGATATGGCGGTGAAAAGCCTGATTTCGCTTGATTTTCCCGCTTCCCGTCACCTTGAAGCGCTTGGCCGCCCCCCGGTTGCTCTTCAGCTTCGGCATCTTCTTATCCTTCCTTAGGATTCGGGGGTATCGACCCCGGGTGAATCTGACGCGCTATCTTCCACAGATGCCTGGGCTTTTTCAAGTGCCTCCGCCATTGGCGCCTTCAATTCCCCGTCCTGCGGAACCTCCTCCTTCGGGGGCTTCTCTCCGCTTCCGCTCGGGAATTTCCCGGGTTTTGGGGCAAGAATCATCACCATGTTGCGGCCCTCGAGCTTGGGCGCCTGCTCGATGTCCGCGATTTCCATCAACTCGTTGGAGAGCCGATCGAGCAATTTCCGTCCGAGGTCGGGGTGGGTCACTTCACGGCCCCGGAACATGATCGTCACCTTCGCCTTGTTCCCATCGTGGAGGAATCGCTCGGCGTGCCGTTTCTTGAAGTCGTAGTCGTGGTCATCGATTTTCACCCGCATCTTCACTTCCTTGACTTCCACCACCTTCTGGCGCTTGCGGGCGTCGTGGGCTTTCTTCTGCTGGACGTACTTGTAGCGCCCGTAATCCATGATCTTGCACACGGGCGGATCGGCGTTGGGGGACACCTCGACCAGATCGAACCCACGGCCATCTGCCGCCGCCAGGGCTTCTTCGATTGGCAGCACCCCCAGCTGCTCGCCATCCTCGTCAATGACGCGAACCTGCGGCACGCGAATTTCCTCGTTTGCGCGCGGACCCTTCGGCTGCGGCCGCGTATCGCGCCCGCCACGGGAGCGCAAAACCATATTATCCCTCCCCAGGAATGAAGGCGCGGACATCAATGTCCGCGCGAATCCGCCGGACCGCTTCATCGAGCGGAACGGCACCCATGTCCCCCACGCCGCGCACCCGCAGCGCCACCTGACCCTGTTCGGCTTCGCGGGCACCGACAACCAGCATGTAGGGGACTTTCTCGACCTGTGCTTCGCGTATCTTGTAGCCGATCTTTTCGTTCCGGAAATCGCCCTCGGTGCGGAAACCCTCTGCCACCAGGCGCGCGAGCGCCTCCCTCGCAAAGGGAAGCTGCGCATCCGTTATCGTCATCACGCGGGCCTGCACCGGCGCGAGCCAGGTCGGAAACGCCCCGGCGTAATGCTCCACCAGGCCGCCCACGAACCGCTCCATCGAGCCCAGCACCGTCCGGTGGATCATCACCACCTTGTGCCGCTCGCCGTCGGCGCCGACGTAATTGATGTCGAAGCGCTTGGGGAGGTTGAAGTCGAACTGGATGGTGGGACCCTGCCAGCCGCGCCCGAGGGCGTCGTGCATCTTGATGTCGATCTTCGGGCCGTAAAAAGCCGCCTCCCCTTCGATGCGCTTGTAGGCGATGCCCTTCTTCTCGAGCGCCCTGCGGAGGGCTTCCACGGCGGCGGCCCAGTCCTCCGGCTCGCCGGCGTACTTGCTGAAATCGGCCGGGTCGTGCACCGAGAGCTCGGTGCTGAAATTCTCGTAGCCGAAGGTTTTCATCATGAAATGGGCCAGATCGATAACGCCGATCACTTCCTCCTCGGCCTGTTCGAGGGTGCAGAAGATGTGGGCATCGTCCTGGGTGAAGCCCCGGACGCGGAGCATCCCGTGAAGCGCGCCGCTCCGCTCATAGCGGTAGACCGTCCCGAGCTCGGCCAGCCGGTAGGGCAGATCGCGGTAGCTGTGGGTGTGCTGCTGGTAGATGAGGATGTGGCCCGGGCAGTTCATCGGCTTGAGCACGTACTCGTCCTCATCGATGTTCAGGACGTACATGCTCTCCCGGTAAAAGTCGTAGTGGCCCGAGGTGCGGAAAAGAACGTCCCGGGCGATGTGCGGGATGGAGCAGAGTTGATAGCCGCGCTTGACGTGCTCATCTTCCCAGAAGCGCTCGATCGTCTTCTTGACGATGGTCCCCTTGGGCTGCCAATAGATCAGCCCGCTGCCCGCCTTGTCGTCCACGAAAAAAAGATCGAGCTGCTTCCCCAGAACGCGGTGATCGCGGGCCTTGGCTTCCCCGAGACGCCGGAGATGTTCCTTGAGCGCTTCCTT encodes:
- the pheS gene encoding phenylalanine--tRNA ligase subunit alpha, with amino-acid sequence MSETNLQELFREAAAALGAARNADAAEEVRLRFLGRKSGLLTEVMRGLKDLSPEEKRTVGPLANNLRDLIEKGVAAIKDGGPAGLQEVLAPHLTERGGKTYLFEAVEIASGAFQAGAAAGPASPRIDLTVPGRRPRRGHRHPIVQTMDEIISVLTRLGYSVAEGPEVELDYYNFEALNIPKDHPARDMQDTFYVSDDVLLRTHTSPVQIRIMEKQPPPVKVIAPGKVFRCDADVTHSPMFHQVEGLYVDRGVSFTDLKGTLQAFVEALFGPEFRVRLRPSFFPFTEPSAEVDISCEWMNGGAWMEVLGAGMVDPAVLEAVGYDPEEWSGFAWGLGVERVAMLRYGISDIRLFFENDIRMLRQF
- the rplT gene encoding 50S ribosomal protein L20 yields the protein MPRSTGKPAGRTRHRRLLKSAKGYRGARSKRYRSAKETVLRALAYATRDRRVRKREFRRLWAVRINAAVRVLGMNYSTFVHGLKQAGIEVNRKMLADLAVADPPAFAQLVELARAQS
- the rpmI gene encoding 50S ribosomal protein L35, whose translation is MPKLKSNRGAAKRFKVTGSGKIKRNQAFHRHILTKKTRKRKRNLRQGLIVSSADHALVKRLLPYL
- the thrS gene encoding threonine--tRNA ligase translates to MTVESSLNPPKDAIAVKVDGRLVDLDRASAKDTRLEFVSPESEEGLEILRHSTAHLMAQAVRELYPGAQLTIGPPIDSGFYYDIDYERPFIPEDLEAIEGRMKEIAKKKLPIRREDLDRPAALSLFEERGESYKIEMINDLPESEALSIYRQGDFVDLCRGPHAPSTGVLRHFKLLNVAGAYWRGDERNKMLQRIYGTAFATKEALKEHLRRLGEAKARDHRVLGKQLDLFFVDDKAGSGLIYWQPKGTIVKKTIERFWEDEHVKRGYQLCSIPHIARDVLFRTSGHYDFYRESMYVLNIDEDEYVLKPMNCPGHILIYQQHTHSYRDLPYRLAELGTVYRYERSGALHGMLRVRGFTQDDAHIFCTLEQAEEEVIGVIDLAHFMMKTFGYENFSTELSVHDPADFSKYAGEPEDWAAAVEALRRALEKKGIAYKRIEGEAAFYGPKIDIKMHDALGRGWQGPTIQFDFNLPKRFDINYVGADGERHKVVMIHRTVLGSMERFVGGLVEHYAGAFPTWLAPVQARVMTITDAQLPFAREALARLVAEGFRTEGDFRNEKIGYKIREAQVEKVPYMLVVGAREAEQGQVALRVRGVGDMGAVPLDEAVRRIRADIDVRAFIPGEG